Sequence from the Bicyclus anynana chromosome 2, ilBicAnyn1.1, whole genome shotgun sequence genome:
agatggcgctgtttcaattccttagaaattcgcgtttatggTTACGCCCTCGTCACAGTATGggaacattgaaaactgccactaggcacactgttgtaattaggtaattataatttaattaattaataattattattaactatctaTGATTTATTTCAGGTTTCCCTTTAAAAAGAGTCTCCAACACGTGAGGGACGTGTCAACGCTTCCGAAGGCGATCGTTAAATGCGGTCTCATAATGTACAAGCTACCCCCGCTTACCGCCGCGTCTTGTATCATCACCTCGGGATCTTTTATACTAGATTTTAATATTCAAGGGATAAGATTTAGACATTATGACTATATGCTGGTGCGTGCTCTGCCAAAACTTTTAGAACTTCATGACTAAAATTGAACTATATTCTTCAAGAGAGGTCGCAAACTGTGTTTAAAAgtgatttttacttttttagtttCTTCCAAATGGCCATTCATTttacacaaaagaaaaacaaactcCGTTAGTTTGCGACCATCACGTTTGCGAATGGAACAACACCAATTTTTACGGGGGTAAGCTACTCTTTATCACTTTCCATTAAGGCTTCCCACTAGCTAAAGGCCTTTACCTTGGTGAAGACACTtcataattttaagattttattactttatgaTATGAAActaatatagtttatttaatactacattagtttttaaaatttcttcttTCGTGCTAACCTACTATGAAATGAACCTGTGCCTTTGCATCGTGGTGCTTTAGCATTTTAGGCGATGATATGCCAGTTATCCTTTTATTAAACTCGAACCTATCTTAGATTAAGTAGAATAAGTGCTTTAAAAAGCCACCGTTCTTAGTTAAGAATTCACatttatacctaatatttttaattgtgatTTCAGGACCCTTTATAATCCCAGGCGACCCTGGCACAGGGTTGTCACCAATCCCGCCATACCTCGAACAAACCACGGAGCCGTTTTACCGTTCTACGGAACCGTCTGTCCCCGATTATGGCAACATTACTTGTGAGTCCACATTGGAATGATTTCATACAACTTAAGTAACAATAAGTACATATTCATAGTAAATTAGGGcttcaataatattaatatttaatctcctacctattataggactcaaaagtgattacaaatttaggaaaactaatgtcgaacaaaggttatgattcacaacacttgtcaggacaacttaattaacaatcaaactgtaaccaaaataagaccctagaatggcagagaatgaccttgagtggagtcacgtacttgtgaacgatgtgagtagggttaaaggatcctttgactaatatcaaacactccccttttctactcaagtcactctccccgcctatcccaagtaacccataaagaattacacaacaagagatgtggacggctcgaacgccacgagcacactgaagccaacacgaaatCGAGTGACGCCATATACTACTAtgtccaacactaaacggcgataacatacctacctatctacatCGATAATTTTTATCATAGGGCAAACAAatgattatatttaaaatatgtttgaGTCAAAGGGTCTGTGTCTCAGATCAAAAGCCAGTTAATAAAATAAGCGACCCATAAAATagtagaaataattaaatacaaatttaagtCGAAATGTGGTAACACTGCGTATACTGTTATCAAAAGACGCAGTCTCCTACGTAAATTAGATAACCATTCAAATTAGcattacaaattatattaatatatacctacctactttttacACTTTCCACATTTTACAGACACCTTGGACGGATGTTGGTTTATGTTCCCTCCTAACTACGGTTCCATAGCCGGTGTCAGCTACCTCGACCCTCTCACCGTTAACGAGTACCGGTATACGTGCTCTGGTACTGGAAATAAGGTACTATTATATATGTACTAGATGTAACATAAGCGTATCTGCTACTATACAgctcatcatctccttacccttatcccactaacgtggggtcggaaaaatatgtcaatcttttccattcgtctctgttacttgtcaactcatcatccactccttttacacacatgtccgctttcacacaatccaaccatctcttctttggccttcctctcctcttatgaccttccacttgctatacaactatttatataaaatgattaCTTATATTTTGGGGACActaaaaaagtaatttctgtATATTGTGTGTGCAATAGAGAATGTCTCTATAAATGTGAATATTCGAACTTAttccaataaaatataatgtctaAACGTACCTTGCGCCATATGGAAACCACTATTACATCAGTGGTACCATCATAGCAACATGGTTAAGAGTTATAAGAGTAGgttgtatttacaaaaaatctaaaCTCTCAGCACCTTCATAAATTCATCTTCAACTGCTGCATTCTTACCATGTCCTTAACCTACGCTAATGCCATTTTGTCGGTTTATTGAATTGCTATTTCCAGGTGGATGCTACTTCATCGGCAgacaaaagttattttttccTACATCTACAATCTTTAGGGGTTGTTCGAACACTGTTTACCAAAAGTATCCGATttctacaattaattaatacttattataatcatatttttgCAGGGTTTGTATTGGTATCCACAATGGATGGGCGCCCCGCCACATCATCCGTACCCTCGTTCTGGGGATTCCCCGGCAGACCTCCACGCGGACGTGCCTGGCGTGTTCTACCCTCATCAGTCCGCCGCTGAACTACCACCAGAGATACCTGGATTCCGCATTGGCACTAATTAAATAcatgtttataatttatgatgCTTGTTTACATGTTCACTTAGGTATAGTTTGACCAGAAATAAAAATCGCTGCGTTGGGAGCGCCCGATATATTGTTTAGCTATCTGGACTTTGAATGCTTGTAGAAGAAATTATTCCTGTGTGTACCGCAACATTACAAGGATTTTTATTCTTATAGCCAAGTTACACATATTGTTTCCTTTACTGTTTCACCAAGGTTCGGTCATTTAACTTCATGGTGCGAAAAGATTCGTTCTCTGGAAGTCATGAATAAGTTATAACAATCCTGTTGTGCTGCGTACACTATCCGAACATCAATTTAgacattaaaattttcaaaattggcttcCGTGGGTAGCTTCTATATAttacacttttattttatatattatatagcatTTTTAGGTAACCGCCAAACGAATATGcgtattgtttgtttgtgttaatATGAAGTCGTGTTGGAACCAGGGAGTATGGGATGAataaactcatcatcatcatcacataacATCAAGTTAGTCAAAAAAGAaggttaaaataacaataaaatgttaCGATTTTTCAACAACTT
This genomic interval carries:
- the LOC112056324 gene encoding uncharacterized protein LOC112056324, yielding MIIDAYEIYGHDPTDKLDHLAHYQIEMMKIKRAPDQYIINEHVHIATDHLGRFINMHIKELKVLLIALDDAIDNMLTMYDNHNAIKTERVATFNSGAGGAVPSEFYLSQEFYCGKNVYIFISELYSDIYNMGRGVAPYCRGRGFHFLGFIHFADDKKYYLEEDPSIAFQGDNYIHGLECHLGICIYRFPFKKSLQHVRDVSTLPKAIVKCGLIMYKLPPLTAASCIITSGSFILDFNIQGIRFRHYDYMLFLPNGHSFYTKEKQTPLVCDHHVCEWNNTNFYGGPFIIPGDPGTGLSPIPPYLEQTTEPFYRSTEPSVPDYGNITYTLDGCWFMFPPNYGSIAGVSYLDPLTVNEYRYTCSGTGNKGLYWYPQWMGAPPHHPYPRSGDSPADLHADVPGVFYPHQSAAELPPEIPGFRIGTN